The genomic DNA GCTGTCTTGTCGGCTGTCCACGGTTTGATGGGCGTGAATGACAATTCATCCGACATGGGCCCGCTCTCGCCTGGGCGGGATCCTACGTATGCTCCTGCATTCTTGATAATACGGTGGCCTTCACTCTTGGACGACACCAATCCCGCATGCCACAGGACCCGGTTGAAAGGTTGGTCGTAAACTAGGGACCGCGGAAGAGTGACATTTACGGATGGCATGTTCGAGAAATTGGTTTGCGGAGCGTACGGGTTCCCAGACTGGGGGTTGACGAAACTCGCTGTGGGGGATCTCAGATGACCGGCTGGTGGTTGTCTCCCCGCTTGAGCCAGAGGAGTCGGCTCGGATGTTGACTTCCGTGGGCGGAATAACTGACGATGTTGCATGGCTACGGCTTCTGCCTCTTGTCTTCCGTGGATGAGCTCCACAAACTCGAAAGCCAGAGCATGTTGTGCAACACGCTTCGACGGATCAGCGTTCTGTTTCTCCATGATCTTGGCGATCTCTGGTAAAGGTAGGAACGTGAACATTTTCAAGTAGCGTTCGACGACGTCATCGGAAATTCGAATGAAGAACTAGTGGCCATGTCAGTAACTGCTAATTTAATGAGAAGTGGAGCTGCAGACCTGGTATAGTTCGAAGGTGGATGTCATGTCCTTATCAAGCCAAACTGCATTGCCAGCGGACTTTCCAAGTTTCTCGCCGGACGAAGCGGTCAGTAATGGCGTGGTCAGACCGATTGGCCTGTCGATATCCTTTTCAAGAGCGTTCCGGTCCTGCTCGTCCGCAGTGTTTCTGCTGATGGACTTGACCGCATCCATACCAAAGAGGATATTACCGTATTGATCAGTGCCTCCCACCTGAACTTGGACACCCTTCCTAAACAAAACCCACCAATCCCATGCTTGCATGAGGGGGTATGAGAATTCAGCGAAAGACATACCGTCGCCTTTCGCCAGTCGGGTTTTGACTCTGCGAGTTATTAGATGAGTGCATGCTCAGAAAGATGGGACAACCGCAGCGATCAACTCACGTGTCTCTGCCCAACATAGGGCCAAGTCGCATGAAAGCGCCCAAGTCCCGGAGCAACTCAATGAACGATGTTTTGTTCCACCACACGTTATTGTTCACCAGTGATCGCCTCCAGATCCGTTGTCTCTGGTACCCATGCCTTTCCCCGTATCTCTCGATACTCGCACCCAACTTCTTCAGTTGCATGTGCATGGCTGCCATGTTTGCCTTGCGAATGGAGGAGTGTACTTTTTCCCTTCCTTGCAATCTTCCTGTTGGATCACCGACTCGAGACGTGGCACCGCCAAGCTGTGCCGGGGTCAGTCAAACTTGCTGAGACTTCCAATGTAGAAGGGTCACTGACCAAGAACACCGCGGGTAGGCCCCAAACGTAGGCCCACGCTAAAACCATGAACGGCAACATGTGTCCAATATGCAACGAAGGAGCGGTTGGATCGACACCGGCGTACAGGCCGACTCGCTTCTCGGTGAAGACTTTGTGTAAAAGGTCGCGTTCTCTGGAAAAAACCCAAAGTCAGCATGGGTCCTAGCCCGAGCCAATAGATTACAATAATCGCATGCACCACGCACCCAACAACATCATGCAGTAATTCTCTTTGCTCCAGATGCTGCACAAAACTGAGTCTCTTCCCGGCCTTGATCTCCTGCGCCCATTCTTTCCATTGCTTCTCCGCATCTTTCATTCGCTGGATGTAGGCTAGTGTAATCCATCTTCTCTGCACCTGGCGTCCATCCGCCAACCAGACTAGGCGATTGGATTGAGATAATGAGGGCCTTGCCCGTACCGACGCTATCTGCGCATAATGGCAAACTCCGCGGTAGGATAGAGGAAGGTTGAGGGGCCGAGCAGAAAGCCGTGCCGCAGAAGGCAGAGATGATATTTGTGGTTTCATAAAGGAAACAAGGTGTATTCCACCAAATCTCCGGCTTAATGAACGTAATTGACGAGAATCAAGCAAGCCTGAGAAAAGCCGTCCATCTACTTTTCTGCCATCCGCCGATAACGATCCATGGTTTTTCCGGCGGAGGATCATTGATGCGGTGCCGCTTCTCAAAGCGACTAGTGTACCTTAATGCCTCCAATGCCTGTCTCTTGAGTGTCATTATGGACGAAGATGATGGGGGCTGAGGGCTCAACCGGAGATATAACTCCCTGAGAACTATGCAGTATCTTGTAACGGATTATATATTCACATGCAAACGCCTGCCTCATACTTCTGCATGCTCCGTATACTACTACTCACGTTGGACAGTCCCGGAAGAATGCATAGCTCGAAGCTCACACTCGTGACATACTTCTTCGCATGATTGGTCAGATGTGGCATCTAGGAGTCAACGGCCGCCCAACTTCATCCCTTTGTCTCCTTTCTTCACTACAAAATTCTCCGGAACGCAGGACACTATGTACGGAATACACCGAGTGGGTATCCAATAAGCTCCATTGGAATCCCAAGCGCAAACCTTTTCAACTGTCATTCCCATCCGTGCCAACCGGAACAAGTTTATGAGGGAATTCCGGTTATCAAGTGGTTGGTCCCCGGCTCAGTTCGAAGACAGGCCCAAGCAAGGAGAGGAATGCCGTGATGCAATCGCGTGTAGGCGACGTATTTTCTGCAGCAGACGTTACTGCTTAACCGTACTGTACTTTCGTCTGGAACATCTTCCGTCCAATCTATTTCCAATGTCTTTTTTGTCTCAGATCTGGTCTCAGAATTAGTTCTTACCGTGAGGAATGGCATCAAATTCGGAGATTTTGTCATTACTGACAGGCTACATTGGTTTATCTTTGGTTCTAATCAACAGCACCGCTGCTGCAAGAAGTGTTGTCCGCCGATTGGACGGGACGTCGACACGGGGTCAACACGACGGAATACGCCTCGCTAGTCCCTGCTACGCAGATGAGGATGGAGATGCGACTGACAACTCTGTAAGGGAATGCTCGGACAAATGGCAACGAGTGGTGATCGGACTGCTTTCTGTGGCAGGTTTCGAAGTCGCCTTATGTTTGGCCATTACCACTGCTGTTCACGTTGGCATTGAAAGCTATGGGGTGCAATCTTGGCTCCAAGTTGGAGTATGGGTGAGTTGGTACTTTGACATCCTATTTGAGGAATGGGTATTGTTAAACTAGGAGTGCTAATAGATCTACGTAATCTCCTATAGGCGTGCCTCGTCCTTCAAACCGTTGCTCTCTTCACTGAACCGTTGCGCACAGAAAGATTCGTTCAGAGCCAATTGGCTTTTTGCGCTAGCATATTGACCATAATGATCCCATGTCTACAAGTCAGTATCGGAGTTTTACTGGAGCGTCAATCTATCAACCAGCCCTCAATTGGGCTGGTTGTAACGCAAGTCATGATCGCTTTCCTGCGCGGAACATGCTGCCTTCTGGTTCCACGCCGCCCAGACGTGTACCACGAGGGCAAGGTAGTTGACCAACAATACTCGGTTTCCATATTGCATCGAATCACCTTCAGTTGGATTAATGGCCTGTTGCGGCATGCAGTTCAAAAAAAGAGCCTAGAGCTTGCCGACTTGCCTGCTCTGCCCCTGTCAGTCCGTCCTGAAACACTTCACACCCGGTTTGAGCGGGTGAGAACGGGCCATACCTTATGGACAAGCCTTGTTATTGCTCACTGGCGATCATTCCTTCTCCAGCTTACGCTTGCCCTAATGTCTTGTGCTCTGAGCTTCGGGCCGCAGGTGGCTCTTTACAGGATTCTAAAGTGCTTAGAAAATCGTGGCTTAGGCATACAGGGCAGTTCGGAATCATGGATATGGGTATCAGCATTAGGATTTTTCATGCTGCTATCGTCAAGCGTCGACTCGTGGCTCTACTGGACTGTTTACTCAAAACTGGGGGTTCCCGTTTATGAGGAACTGGCAGCGCTAGTGTTCGCCAAGTCGATGCGTAAAAAGGATGTGAAGGATACGAAAACGACGCATAAGCCCGATGAATCCGCAATGGATCCTTCCACAGCCGCTCTCCTTGATacagaagaagaggacgaaCAAGCCCAGGAGGGCCTTCAGAGCATCATCAATTATGCAGCAGTTGATGCGAAACGAGTCGCTGATTTTGCGTGCTACAGCTATCTGATCCCTCATGCGATAATTAGGCTGACGATTGCTTGCGGTTTCCTGCTGGGTCTTCTCGGATGGAGGAGCTTGTCGACAGGACTCCTTGTAGCAGCTGTGATAATACCCGTCAACAGCTACCTTGCCACAAGATATGCGAAGTCTCAGGACGATCTCATGAAACTACGAGACCTAAAACTAGCAGTAGTCTCTGAAGTTCTCCAGGGTATTCGGCAGATAAAGTTCTCAGCGATCGAAGGAGAATGGGAAAGGAAGATCGCTGAAAGGCGCCATGCAGAACTGCAGTCTCTTTGGACTTCTTTCCTATACAGCACGGGTCTTATATCGACTTGGATTCTTGGCCCTTTGATGCTATCAGCCGCCTCCCTCACTGTGTATGCATTGCTCTACGGTGAGCTTACTGCGTCTGTGGCTTTCACTGCCATGTCAATATTTGGATCCTTAGAACTCTCAATGGCCAGCTTGCCGGGTCTGATGTCGAAAGCCTTGGAAGCGAAGATTAGTTCGGATCGCATTGACAAGTATATGGATAGTCCCGAAAAACCAATGAACACGACCCCAGCTAATTACATAGCATTCGAGGCGGCATCGGTCGCATGGCCCGCTGATGAAGATCACAGTGATTGGGATACCGGCAAAGGCTTTGTGCTACGCAATTTGAATTTGACATTCCCACCAAAAGGACTGAGTGTCATATCTGGAAAGACTGGATCTGGAAAGAGCCTTCTCCTCGCCTCAATCCTTGGAGAGTGTGACATCCTCCAAGGTAAAGTCAAGGTCCCTGTGTCCCCACAGCTCAATGTACGATGTGACCGTCGCATTTCGAGCGCAGAATGGATTATCGACAATGCAATCGCATACGTTGCCCAAATCCCTTGGATTGAGAATGGAACTATACGAGATAACATCCTATTCGGCTTACCATATCACCCTACACGGTATCGCAAGGTGCTCTATGCTTGTGCCTTGGACAAAGATCTTGACATGTTCCCTGACAAGGAGATGACTGACATTGGCGCAAATGGCGTGAACCTTAGTGGTGGTCAACGGTGGCGGGTGTCATTCGCCAGAGCATTGTATTCTAGGGCCGGAATCCTCATTATGGACGACATATTCAGTGCGCTGGATGCCCATACTGGCCGTCACGTCTACAACCACGCGCTAACAGGTGAGATTGGTCGAAGACGCACACGAATTCTTGTCACTCATCACGCCACTCTCTGCCTTCCGCATACAGACTACTCAGTTTTTCTTGAGAACGGACATGTCAAGCACGCGGGCACTGTCGAGGAGCTCCGACGGAACAACAGTTTATCAGACCTCCTTTTATTGGAGGAATCAGCAAGACCTGATGACCAGAGACATATCGAGGGGCGTCGTGAATCTGAAATTGAGCCTATGGCTGTTCCCAACAAAGTGCGTTGTTCGAGCACCAGGAATCGAACATCAACTACAGCCAGGCGAAGCTCTGTAGCTAGCAGACGAAGTTCAATCGCAAGTCGACAGAGCAGACGGAGTTCCGTCTGGAGCAGAAACACGAACATTGGCGAGACAGATACACGACAATTTGTGCAGGACGAAACAAATGGTACTGGGTCCGTTTCTATTTCTGTTTATGCTGCCTATTGTAATAAGGGAGGCAGTGCGTACTTTTGGGGCACTATCTTTGGCGCATACATTTTATATGCTTGCCTCATCGTTGGACGGGTAAGTCACTCTTTGTACTTGGAATTTCCTGCTATTGACAATGTTACTTCAGTCATGGTGGGTGAAACTATGGACCAGTTCATCCAACAATCAAGAAAATCAAAGTCACCATCCTTCGAGCATAGATGCTATCATGGACCGTCTAGCATCTGTAAAGGCAGATGCGGATCTATTCCTATACCTTGGTGTATACGTTGGTATCTCCGTTACGGCTTGTGTATTGGGGACAGTTAGATATTACACCCTTATGAAAGCAGGAATCGAAGCGTCGAAGAATCTATTCAACGACTTGACCTACGCTGTGCTACGTGCGCCTCTCCGGTGGCTTGATACGATTCCCCTAGGCCGCATTCTGAACCGATTTACATCCGATATTTATGCAGTTGATGTGAGACTCGGTTATGACATCGGCTTGTTCGTTCATAACGTCTTGGAGATTACGGGCATTTTATTAGCAGGCATGGCTGTTTCTCCGTTTGTGATCATTTTCGCGGCTGTGATTCTGGCAATTTGTCTGAAGCTTTCTTTAATGTACCTGGCCGGGGCGCGCGAGGTCAAGCGACTGGAAAGCACCGCTAGAAGCCCGATTTTCGAACAGTTTGGCTCCAGCCTTGCAGGTCTCATCACCCTTCGCGCTTTCAATAAAACTGATACCTACATTGGGATTATGTACGAAAAGATCAGTGTACATGCGCGGACAGCGTGGTATCTCTGGCTGTTTAATATGTGGCTAGATTATCGCATGAGTGTCGTGGGAGCCATTTTCTCAACGATGACCGCGGCCTTGGTGGTTTACTTCCCTAGCATTCCGGCTGCACTTGCTGGATTTGCTTTGAGCTTTGCATTGCAGTACAACAGTGCTATTGTGATGGTTCTACGACAGTATGCTAATGTCGAGTTGGACATGAACGCGACGGAACGGGTGCTCGAGTACTCGGATATTGAAATTGAAGACCAGACGGGGATGGAAGCACCTGCTTCTTGGCCGACAGAGGGCAAGGTCGAAGTCGAAGACCTAGTTGTTGGCTATGCACCGGATCTTCCTCCCGTCCTTAATGGCTTGTCATTCACAATGGAGAGGAACCAACGAGTAGGCGTCGTTGGTCGTTCTGGGGCTGGTAAATCTTCCCTGACATTGGCACTGTTCCGTTTCTTGGAGGCTCGATGGGGTCGCGTTTCCATTGATGGTTTGGACATTTCCAAGCTCAAACTTCATGATCTTCGAAGCCGCCTGGCTATCATTCCCCAGGATCCTGTCCTCTTCTCTGGCACAGTGAGATCCAACCTTGACCCGTTCAACGAACACAGTGATCCCGAACTCTACGATGCATTGGAGCGGGTCAACCTCATCTCATTCAGCGACTCAGAAACCCTAGCCTCCGAATCAAGCACCCGGCCACAAATCACAAGGACCACGAGCCCAGAAAGCACAACGGATACACTAGCTTCCTCCCACACGAGCCgtacaaaagaaaacagtTTGTTCACATCCTTATCCGACATGATATCCGAAGGAGGCTTCAACCTGTCCCAAGGCCAGCGGCAACTCCTCTGCCTCGCCCGCGCCATCGTATCCCGTCCCAAAGTAATGATCTTAGACGAAGCGACTTCCGCAGTCGATATGGAAACCGATGCTCTGATCCAACGGTCTATTCGTTCTGAATTTGGTCGGAATGCGTCGACTTTGCTTGTTATTGCGCATCGATTGAGTACGGTTGCGGACTTCGATAGGATTCTGGTTATGGATGCGGGGAGGGAGGTCGAGTTCGGGTGTCCTAGGGAGTTGATGGGAATTGAGGGTGGTGTGTTTCGGGGTTTGGTTGAGAGTAGTGGGGAGAAGAATGTCGTTGAGGAAATCATCTTAGGGAAATCGCTTGATTATTGATATACGGGAAGCGTTGAAAATTGGCTTGTATGGCGATTTGGTTTAACAGGGTTTTTCTACTGGTTTGAGCCTTGCTAAGAATGAACCAACTGCCTTTTAGAGGTGACTGAACTATAACCCTTACTGAATATGGTGTCTGGCAGTGATAATCACATGTACATTCTGCTCAAGGATGAGATCTCATATACTCTATAACGGTAATAAGTATGCGGATCAGTAAACCTTTATAACTGACCTTAATGTATACGCCTACGCTTCAGTAAAGGCCAACATAGTTATACGCCTGTTCATGAAAACTATCACATCATGCTAAGTTCAGACACAATCTCAACTACGGAAACGACCACAACGGATCATAATACTCATGAACCGTATCCCCCTTCACCCCTGGCGCCACGAATCTCGATACCCCAGTCTTCTGATCATAGCTCTGGAATGTCTGCGCCAGACGCTTTCCTCCACCCCCCGGAAGATCGACCACAAATGAAGGTGTCATGAAACCAGCAATTGTGCCGCGAACATGCGATTCTATGTGAAGAATGTCACGTAGTGGTGTCCGTAGGTCTTCCACTCCTTGGACCATGTCTCCTTGGTATACGTAGTACTGCTTGAGTCAGTAACCACAGTGTTTCAAAGGGTCAGGAGTAATAGTACCGGCTGGATATTTATATCAGCCAAACGCCGAATCAGCTCCTTCATCGTAGCAACATCATTATTTACCCCATTCAACAAAACCGTCTGATTGCGCACCGTAACCGCATTCTCGAACAGCCTCTGCGCCGCCTGCTCCGTAACCCACGAGATCTCCTGTGAATGGTTAAAATGCGTATGCAACGCCACgctctttcccttctttctCCCCAGGTTACTGATTTCAATCAATGTCCGCGTCCAATCATCGGTGGAATCCAAGATCCGTGACGGACAAACAGATAGTCCTTTACTCGCGAAGCGGATCCGACGCACGTTGTCGATTCTCAGAAGTTCTTCGCCTACCTCGCGCAGTTGTGCTGGTTCCAGGAAATACGAGTCGCCACCGGAGACCACGACGTCTGTGACGGTAGGGGTGCGCGCGATGTACTTAAACATGGGCTCCCAGTATTTGCGCAGCGGTAGGAAGCGCTTCTTTGAGACGGTTTCGGTCTTTGCGCCGACAGAGTACGAGCGTGTGCAGAAGCGGCAGTACACAGGACACACGGAAGAGGCTGAGAAGTTCAGTTTACACTTCCTTCACTTTCAGCCCAAATTCAGCATTACTTGAGACTTACCCAAGAACAACACTTTGTCTGGATACCGATGTACTAATCCTTTCACAGGTGAATCCAGACTCTCATGTAGCGAATCTAGCTGCAACCGCGGGTGGTCTGGTTGAAACGACGAAGCTAGGGGAATGAACTGCCGCCTGATAGGGTCTGAATAAGCCTGTTCCCAGTTGACCAGAGAGAGGATATGTGGCGTGAGCCTGGTTGCCATAGGGGCTCGTTTCATGCCCGCGGCAACATCCGCGATGAATTCCTCGCGGGTTGCATTTCCGTTAGTTGAAGGCGAGGGGATACTGGATGGGAGAACTGAGGCGAGGAAGGTGAGGAGGGAGGTTGCGTTTTGGAGGGAATGTTTTATCTGTGGATGTCAGAGATATATACATGGGCTTATGGTTGATGGAGTGTATACCTGCCACTTGTAGTTGATGAATTCGTTCTCTGAGACGTCTTTCCAGAATGGGATATTTCTCCAGTATTTAGCCTGGGGAGTGCTGGTAAATGGTGTCTGGGAGAGAGGGTCGAAGGTAACTACTTGAGG from Aspergillus chevalieri M1 DNA, chromosome 1, nearly complete sequence includes the following:
- the MSY1 gene encoding tyrosine--tRNA ligase MSY1 (BUSCO:EOG09262JRP;~COG:J;~EggNog:ENOG410PH73;~InterPro:IPR036986,IPR024088,IPR001412,IPR032005, IPR014729,IPR002305,IPR002307;~PFAM:PF16714,PF00579;~TransMembrane:1 (i143-163o);~go_function: GO:0000166 - nucleotide binding [Evidence IEA];~go_function: GO:0003723 - RNA binding [Evidence IEA];~go_function: GO:0004812 - aminoacyl-tRNA ligase activity [Evidence IEA];~go_function: GO:0004831 - tyrosine-tRNA ligase activity [Evidence IEA];~go_function: GO:0005524 - ATP binding [Evidence IEA];~go_process: GO:0006418 - tRNA aminoacylation for protein translation [Evidence IEA];~go_process: GO:0006437 - tyrosyl-tRNA aminoacylation [Evidence IEA]), which encodes MKPQISSLPSAARLSARPLNLPLSYRGVCHYAQIASVRARPSLSQSNRLVWLADGRQVQRRWITLAYIQRMKDAEKQWKEWAQEIKAGKRLSFVQHLEQRELLHDVVGERDLLHKVFTEKRVGLYAGVDPTAPSLHIGHMLPFMVLAWAYVWGLPAVFLLGGATSRVGDPTGRLQGREKVHSSIRKANMAAMHMQLKKLGASIERYGERHGYQRQRIWRRSLVNNNVWWNKTSFIELLRDLGAFMRLGPMLGRDTVKTRLAKGDGMSFAEFSYPLMQAWDWWVLFRKGVQVQVGGTDQYGNILFGMDAVKSISRNTADEQDRNALEKDIDRPIGLTTPLLTASSGEKLGKSAGNAVWLDKDMTSTFELYQFFIRISDDVVERYLKMFTFLPLPEIAKIMEKQNADPSKRVAQHALAFEFVELIHGRQEAEAVAMQHRQLFRPRKSTSEPTPLAQAGRQPPAGHLRSPTASFVNPQSGNPYAPQTNFSNMPSVNVTLPRSLVYDQPFNRVLWHAGLVSSKSEGHRIIKNAGAYVGSRPGESGPMSDELSFTPIKPWTADKTAEFIQGDSLLILKLGKWKVKLVNIISDEEFKERGLTAPGWGSQQDEN
- a CDS encoding uncharacterized protein (COG:Q;~EggNog:ENOG410PH0S;~InterPro:IPR017871,IPR027417,IPR003593,IPR011527, IPR003439,IPR036640;~PFAM:PF00005;~TransMembrane:11 (o12-33i98-120o126-145i200-228o234-257i648-671o708-732i783-804o810-831i897-917o923-943i);~go_component: GO:0016021 - integral component of membrane [Evidence IEA];~go_function: GO:0005524 - ATP binding [Evidence IEA];~go_function: GO:0016887 - ATPase activity [Evidence IEA];~go_function: GO:0042626 - ATPase-coupled transmembrane transporter activity [Evidence IEA];~go_process: GO:0055085 - transmembrane transport [Evidence IEA]), whose protein sequence is MLLSSSVDSWLYWTVYSKLGVPVYEELAALVFAKSMRKKDVKDTKTTHKPDESAMDPSTAALLDTEEEDEQAQEGLQSIINYAAVDAKRVADFACYSYLIPHAIIRLTIACGFLLGLLGWRSLSTGLLVAAVIIPVNSYLATRYAKSQDDLMKLRDLKLAVVSEVLQGIRQIKFSAIEGEWERKIAERRHAELQSLWTSFLYSTGLISTWILGPLMLSAASLTVYALLYGELTASVAFTAMSIFGSLELSMASLPGLMSKALEAKISSDRIDKYMDSPEKPMNTTPANYIAFEAASVAWPADEDHSDWDTGKGFVLRNLNLTFPPKGLSVISGKTGSGKSLLLASILGECDILQGKVKVPVSPQLNVRCDRRISSAEWIIDNAIAYVAQIPWIENGTIRDNILFGLPYHPTRYRKVLYACALDKDLDMFPDKEMTDIGANGVNLSGGQRWRVSFARALYSRAGILIMDDIFSALDAHTGRHVYNHALTGEIGRRRTRILVTHHATLCLPHTDYSVFLENGHVKHAGTVEELRRNNSLSDLLLLEESARPDDQRHIEGRRESEIEPMAVPNKVRCSSTRNRTSTTARRSSVASRRSSIASRQSRRSSVWSRNTNIGETDTRQFVQDETNGTGSVSISVYAAYCNKGGSAYFWGTIFGAYILYACLIVGRSWWVKLWTSSSNNQENQSHHPSSIDAIMDRLASVKADADLFLYLGVYVGISVTACVLGTVRYYTLMKAGIEASKNLFNDLTYAVLRAPLRWLDTIPLGRILNRFTSDIYAVDVRLGYDIGLFVHNVLEITGILLAGMAVSPFVIIFAAVILAICLKLSLMYLAGAREVKRLESTARSPIFEQFGSSLAGLITLRAFNKTDTYIGIMYEKISVHARTAWYLWLFNMWLDYRMSVVGAIFSTMTAALVVYFPSIPAALAGFALSFALQYNSAIVMVLRQYANVELDMNATERVLEYSDIEIEDQTGMEAPASWPTEGKVEVEDLVVGYAPDLPPVLNGLSFTMERNQRVGVVGRSGAGKSSLTLALFRFLEARWGRVSIDGLDISKLKLHDLRSRLAIIPQDPVLFSGTVRSNLDPFNEHSDPELYDALERVNLISFSDSETLASESSTRPQITRTTSPESTTDTLASSHTSRTKENSLFTSLSDMISEGGFNLSQGQRQLLCLARAIVSRPKVMILDEATSAVDMETDALIQRSIRSEFGRNASTLLVIAHRLSTVADFDRILVMDAGREVEFGCPRELMGIEGGVFRGLVESSGEKNVVEEIILGKSLDY
- a CDS encoding KamA family radical SAM protein (COG:E;~EggNog:ENOG410PHRE;~InterPro:IPR007197,IPR003739,IPR013785;~go_function: GO:0003824 - catalytic activity [Evidence IEA];~go_function: GO:0051536 - iron-sulfur cluster binding [Evidence IEA]), with translation MALYTRWTQSGLRHIHHQHYNPRRWLATSSPQVVTFDPLSQTPFTSTPQAKYWRNIPFWKDVSENEFINYKWQIKHSLQNATSLLTFLASVLPSSIPSPSTNGNATREEFIADVAAGMKRAPMATRLTPHILSLVNWEQAYSDPIRRQFIPLASSFQPDHPRLQLDSLHESLDSPVKGLVHRYPDKVLFLASSVCPVYCRFCTRSYSVGAKTETVSKKRFLPLRKYWEPMFKYIARTPTVTDVVVSGGDSYFLEPAQLREVGEELLRIDNVRRIRFASKGLSVCPSRILDSTDDWTRTLIEISNLGRKKGKSVALHTHFNHSQEISWVTEQAAQRLFENAVTVRNQTVLLNGVNNDVATMKELIRRLADINIQPYYVYQGDMVQGVEDLRTPLRDILHIESHVRGTIAGFMTPSFVVDLPGGGGKRLAQTFQSYDQKTGVSRFVAPGVKGDTVHEYYDPLWSFP